Proteins encoded within one genomic window of Melospiza melodia melodia isolate bMelMel2 chromosome 27, bMelMel2.pri, whole genome shotgun sequence:
- the NDUFS5 gene encoding NADH dehydrogenase [ubiquinone] iron-sulfur protein 5 produces the protein MPFWGLQKQLGIDVDSFLLRQSMPQPHGQAAVCHAFEREWVECGHGLGQTRARRECQLEYEDFMECMKRTKLTQRLRTILEQRDRMIKQGKYTPPEHHMGKEEPRP, from the exons ATGCCGTTCTGGGGCCTGCAGAAGCAGCTGGGCATCGATGTGGACAGCTTCCTGCTGCGGCAGAGCATGCCGCAGCCGCACGGCCAGGCCGCGGTGTGCCACGCCTTCGAGCGCGAGTGGGTGGAGTGCGGGCACGGGCTGGGCCAGACCCGCGCCCGGCGCGAGTGTCAGCTCGAGTACGAGGATTTCATGGAGTGCATGAAGCGCACCAAGCTG ACTCAGCGGCTCCGGACCATCCTGGAGCAGCGGGACAGGATGATCAAGCAGGGGAAGTACACACCCCCCGAGCACCACATGGGCAAGGAAGAGCCCAGGCCCTGA